Genomic DNA from Microscilla marina ATCC 23134:
CTCAGGCTCAGTCATCTTTGGCAAAGGCTTTGAAAACACCAGATAGGACTACTACTCTTTATTTGAACAAAGAAAATCTCACCGCTTTATCAGAAAAAATTGGGCGTTTAAAAAACTTGCAAATGCTAGATTTAAGCTATAATACACTTTCCAGTTTACCCAAAAGTTTGGGCAATTTAAAAAGCTTGGAAAAGCTGGACTTGAGTGGTAATAAGTTTACTGAGTTGCCTGAAGTCATTGGTCAATTAACAAGTTTACAAAGGCTGGTTTTAACCCATTCTCAAATTACCAGCTTCCCGAAAAGTATTCAAAACCTGAAAAAACTCTGGAGTTTAAACTTGTCAGCTATTCAAACAACCCAACTCCCTACAAATATTGAGCTTATCACAAGCTTAGAGAAACTACAGGTGGAGGCTGGTTCACTTACTAAGCTACCGAAAAACATTGGTAAGTTGACAAATTTAATAGAACTCAAGTTGAACCATAATCAGCTTATCAGTTTGCCTGAGAGCTTGGGTGATTTGAAAAACTTAAAAAAGCTCATTTTGTATAGCAACAAGCTTAAATCATTGCCGGCAACAATTGGTCAATTGAAAAATCTAGAGCTTTTATCTTTGGGTGATTTTAGGGGTACCAATGAGTTAACTGTTTTACCCGAAAGTATAGGGCAACTCAAGAGCTTGAGAGAACTCCATTTGACAGGAAATAGACTTACTAAATTGCCTAAAAGTATAGGGCAACTCAAGAGCTTGAGAGAACTCCATTTGATGGGATGTGGGCTTACTGATTTGCCAGACAGCATAGGGCAGTTAGAGAACTTGGAAGTGCTCTATTTGTCAGGAAATAAACTTGCTAAATTGCCCAAAAGTATTGGCAAGTTGAATAGGTTAAAAAAAATATATGCCCCCAAATCACTAGAGAAAGAAAAAGCAAAGATAGAAAAATGGCTTCCCAACTGTGAGGTAATCTTTTAACGCATTGTATTACAAGGTATGCTTCATGTTGGTTGCAGAGAATGATTTTTAACCAGAGGCTTACCACTTTACTCAATGGTTTGATGATTGGTGTTGACTTGCCAACTATCAAACCATTGATTCGTTATTCTGCTCCATTCAATCAAACATTTTGCCTTTATAACTTGTTTCAACTCGTTAATATGGCATGTTTTGTCAGAAGCTTACATCTACTGGCTAACAAAGCCAATTATTCACTAACTTTGCATTATGAATAAAGGACAGAAAGACATAAAAAAGACTCATATAAACGAAAGACCCATTACCGACTGGCTCCCCATTACTATGAAAGAAGTAGAAAAGCGAGGGTGGGAGGAGTTGGACGTGGTGTTGATTTCAGGTGATGCTTATGTAGACCATCCGGCATTTGGTCCGGCTGTGATTGGTCGTATTCTCGAAAACGCCGGTTATAGAATAGCCATTATTCCCCAGCCTAACTGGCGCGACGATTTACGTGATTTTAAAAAGTTTGGCAAGCCTCGGTTGTTTTTTGGGGTAACATCGGGTTGTATGGACTCTATGGTAAACCATTATACCGCAGCCAAACGTCGTCGCTCTACCGACGCTTATACCCCAGGAGGAGAAGCAGGCTTTCGCCCCGACTATGCGGCAAGTGTATATACCAAAATCTTAAAACAACTCTATCCTGATGTACCTGTATTGGTAGGAGGGATTGAGGCATCACTGCGTAGGGTGACACACTACGACTATTGGCAAGACAAGCTTTTTCCGAGTGTGCTCGAAAGCAGCGGCGCCGACATGTTGGTGTATGGCATGGGCGAACAGTCGCTACGCGAAATACTCAAGTTGGCCGAAAAAGGAGTGCCTTTCTCTTCTATGCGCACCATCCCCCAAACTGCCTTTATGGTGGGCGAAGATGAAAAAATGCCCCGCAACAAAAACTGGAAAGACGTAGAGATCAACGGGCATGAAGACTGCTTGAAAGACAAGGTAAAATATGCGGCTAACTTTAAGGTGGTAGAACAAGAGTCGAACAAAGCCCAGGCAAGGCGTATTTTACAAAAAACAGGCAAGCGTACTTTGGTGATTAACCCACCTTACCCACCAATGGAAGAAGCAGTGATAGACCATTCGTTTGACTTGCCTTATACCCGTTTGCCTCACCCCAAGTACAAAAAAAGAGGAGCAATACCTGCCTACGAAATGATCAAGTTCTCGATCAACATGCACCGGGGTTGCTTTGGAGGCTGTAGCTTTTGTACCATCTCGGCGCACCAGGGCAAGTTTATCGCTTCTCGTTCCAAAGAGTCTATCATGAAAGAAGTAGACGCCGTAACCAAAATGCCAGATTTTAAAGGTTACATCAGTGATTTGGGAGGTCCTTCAGCAAATATGTATAAAATGAAGGGCAAAGTGCAGGAAATTTGTGACCGCTGTGTGGCGCCTTCGTGCATTCACCCGGTAGTATGCCATAACCTTGACACCAGCCACAAACCCTTAACGGAGATTTATAAGGAAGCAGCCGCCCATCCTTCAGTCAAAAAAGCCTTTGTGGGGAGTGGCATTCGTTACGACTTGCTGGTAAAAGGGCACAACAAGGTAGGAGACGATGACGATATGGAGGAGTACATGGACAACCTTATCCAAAACCATATATCAGGACGGTTAAAGGTGGCTCCTGAGCATACGTCCGACAATACTTTGAAGATCATGCGTAAGCCCTCGTTTAAGCATTTCCACGATTTTAAGAAGCGCTACGACCGCATTAACAAAAAATACGGCAAAGACCAACCTTTGATTCCTTATTTCATATCGGGGCATCCCGGTTGCGAAGAAGAAGACATGGCAAACCTGGCGTGCGAAACCAAGGACATGGGTTTTCAGCTGGAGCAGGTGCAGGGTTTTACTCCTACTCCCATGACAGTGGCTACCGTGATTTATTATGCAGGGGTACACCCTTATACCCTACAGCCTACTTATACCGCCAAAAGTGAGAAAGATAAGAAAAATCAACACCTGTTCTTTTTTTGGTATAAATCAGAAAACCGCCGCCGCATTGCCGACAAGCTCAACAATATGAACCGACCCGATATGCTGAAAAAATTATTGGGGAAACCCCAGCCAGAAAAATCAGCCAAAGCCGATCATCGTAAAAAGCAGTATAGAAAAAATAAAAGTAAGAAAAGAAGATAAATGGTGAAGCATTGTAAGTGTTTTTTAACTGGTTGATTGCCTGAGAGTAATGATATTTTATCTGGGATTATTATCAAAAATGAGAACAATATTTCCTTAACTCTCGTTATTGCTGGCAAACGAACTTTAATTTTTAACATATCAAAAAACACTTACATATTTATGAAACTCAATACTAAACACCTATTTTTTTCCTTAGCAATTGTATTTACTGGGTTATTTTTGGCACAAACCAATGCCCACGCTCAGGCAATGAAGCCTTGGAGTTGGAAAAAATACAAAATTAAATGGAAAATGCCTTCTAATTGGAATGCCAAAGACAAAGGAGGACGCTCTGGTAAGTTTACTGCTGCTGGAGGAGGAGTTTCTTTTCGCTTAAAACCTTGGCGCGATGCTTCAGCTTCGGCAAAGCAAGTAGCCATGAGAGCCTACAGAGGTGCCACTTCGGTACAACGTAAAAGAATCATCAGCCAACAGTACATGACAAGTAAAGGTGGCTTGAAAAAATACATGATCCTTGCAGAAGGATGGCAAAAAGGTAAAAAAGTAAGAATTGGTATTATGGGCTTTATCAACCCTAAGTCTCCTATAAACTTGTATTGCCGTTTCTTATGGTGGGCAAGCCAGGACTCTAAAAACAACCCTATCTCTTACCGAGTAGCGCAAAGTTTTTCTGCGATGTAAAAATAGACACGATCAACCTATACTTATATAAAAAAGCCTCTGTTCGAACCCTGAACAGGGGCTTTTGCTTTTTGTCCTCCCTACTTAGTCCTCTTCTTGCCAGTAATTTTCTTGGCTAAAATCTAATATTTCTTCTTCAGTAACTAACAATTGCCAATCAGGGTTTTTCTTAAAGGCTTCTCCCTCATACACTTTGAACACTATTTTTTCTAAAGGGCTATCGGTGCCAAAAATTTCTAATTGTCTTTCCTTGATAAACTTCTCTTTGGTAGGGTAAACAGAATTTTTGTGCCAAATCACTTCATAACAAGCCTGACACTCTTCGCCCAATACGGCTATATTTCCGCATACATCGCAGGCTGTAAAGCTCTCAAACAATGCCTTGATATAGTCAGCATCTTCGAAATGATTGGGGACATACTTCAGCAACCAATACCAATTGTCTATATCATCATCTATGGTAAAAGTATGCCCGTTTTGTAAGGCAATACTGAGGGCTGTTTTATCTTCATTCAATTGGGCCGTTTTTACATCAGCCCAAGCAAAAGCTTCCTCACTCAATTTGCTGGATTGCGATACATCATACATTACCAAATGGGGGGTAGCAGCGGTTATTTTGAGGTAGGTTTTTTTCTCGTTTTGCAACAATAATTCTTTTACATACTCATGGTCAAAATTAGTAAAGCGCTCAGGCACCGCCTGAAGAAGCGCTGACCAGTTTTTGGCGTGATATGGAACTGCAAACACATGATTCCTGATATCCTCAAAACTCAATAAATTTTTATGAGAGGTAAAACGTATATCTTTTAGGTTCTTCCAGTAAATTATTTTTTCATCAGTAGCAGGTGCCCCTTTAGACTGCTTAGTGATGGCGAGTGTAAAGCTTTGTTCATTAATATCTTTTATATGATATTCTTTGCGGGGTTTGTAAAAAAACAGACGATAAAGAACGAAAAGGACTACTACTGTAATAACTATGTTCATAAGTAAGTGGTATTTTTTGTGCAAATGTAGTAGCTTTTTGCCTGGTTTTATGTCTTCAGCTGTTTTTTACAGTAGGTTGATTTTGTCAATACTTTCAAAACTCCGATCTTGTGTTTGATCAAATTTTTTAGAATTAACCAAATCAACAAGTGATACAATATTTACAAGGGCTGCTCCTGAGCCTACTCCTCATAACTTCGGCTTTCGCCCAAAAACCTGCTCAACTTACTCCAAAACAAGAAGACATCTGGACGTTTTTTTCTTTGCACAAGGACGAGCTCATACAAAGGTTTCGTATGGTACATCAACTCCAGCATCGTAACAAAAGACCCTCGCAAATGAGTAAGGCTATTCTACAGTATCAAATCAAACATTTAGAAGCTTTATTTGTACGTTGTATGTGGGTGTTCGATCTGCACCTTTCTCACTATCAAGTCAAACAAGTGATTGCGCGAAAGCGACAAAAACAACCTTGGTTAGACCTTGTTGCTTATAACTTTCCCTACATTCAATTACAGATGATGATAGAGGGTAGTTGTTGGGGCTGGCAAAGTGCCCGCGAAGCACTTTATATCAATCAGGTAAGCGATGCTTATTCTGAAGACAATTATGCAAAAGCGTTGAAAATAGCCAACAAAAATTTGCAGGAAAACCCTGAAGATGGAGTTTCCTTACTTTACAAAGGGCTTGTCTTGGCCGATTCGTTAAACAAACCAGCACTCATAGAAGAGTACACCACCAGGGCATTGGTGGCAACCCCCGATTTGCACAAAGCATATTACTACAGAGCAAGATACTATGTATCGGTAGGTAAAAAAGAGTTGGCAAGGCAAGACATTGACAGGGCGTTGTTGTATTGGGCTGAGTCGCCCCGGTATTTATTACATAGTGTTTTGATACACCTGCAAATGAAACAGTTGGATGAAGCCGAAAAGGCCTTAGACAAAGTTTTACGCTTAAACGATCGGTATGTAGAGGCGTATTTGGCTAAAGGAAATATTCATTTATTTAGAAAAAACTACGACTTGGCATTGATTGATTTTACCAAGGCAATCCGCTTGGATAGTAGCAACCATCATGCGTTTAGTGGTAGTGGAGTGGCGTATCAAAAATTGGGTAAATACACCAAGGCATTGACTGAGTTTAATAAGGCCATAGCTCTAAATAAAGAGGCCTATTTATACGCCGAAAGAGGCGATATTTATAGGCTGTTGGGCAAGCATGAGGAAGCTTTGCGCGACTACGACCAGTCAATTGCTTTGGGAAACAACAACTTTACTCCTTTTGAGGGCAAAGCATTTACTTTATTAAGTTTGAAGGAATATGACAAGGCACTGGCTATGTTTAAGCTTACCTTGACTAAAAAAATACCTGCTGACAACAAAATATATACTTATAACAATATTGGACACACCTATTATAAAATGGGTAAATACGCTGAAGCCTTGAAACACATCAACTATTCGCTGTCGAAAAACAATAAAAACTCCTATGCCTATAAAAATCGGGCGTTGGTGTATATAGCGCAAGGTAAAAAAGCGTTGGCCTGTGCTGATTTGACCAAAGCGCAAGCTTTGGGTTATCGAAAATTATTTGGCAATGAGGTGCAAGAGTTGCAGCAAAAGCATTGTAGGTAAGCTAAGATCATAAAAGCCCTATCAGGGATAAGTTCTTAGATACCGATGCGTTCAAGTTGCAGGCTGTTCTACAAGCTTTGATGGTTTTATCTAAAGCTAATTTTTAGTAGTTTATAAAATGTATAGATAGAAGCAAGACGCTTCTCTAATAAGTGATCTGGAAAAAATAAGATGTGCCAATTTAAGAAAATATATTGTTCTCAGACGATTCAAAAAAAACGGTGCATAGCTAAAGCTATGAGGCTTTTTTTTTGAGAAGAATGAGGGCAATAGATACACTTTAATGGCTCAAATTATTTATGAAAGATCACTAATAGATATAAATGAAGGTTTTTTATAATAAACAACAAACAGTTCAGTCTATCGGCAGTGATTCTCCCAGTGCAGGAAAACCCAAGCTCGTTTTGCAAGCCTGGAAAAAGTTGGGGTACCCCATGGAGATAATGAAAGTTCGTCCTTTAACTGTAGATGAATTGTGTTTGGCTCATGACCCTTCTTATGTACGAGGTGTTTTGAAGGGGAATATCAAAAATGGGTTTGATAACAAAAATAAAGAAATAGCCAAGAGTTTGTTATGGACTACGGGTAGTTTTGTTAGTGCGGCTACTTATGCTTATCAACACCGTACATCGACATTCTCGCCAACCTCTGGTTTTCATCACGCATGTTACGATCAAGCCGCAGGGTTTTGTACTTTTGCTGGTTTAACGATTGCCGCTATTTTGATGAAAAAGCGTTTTGGAGCCAAGAAAATCGGTATTTTGGATCTCGACTCGCACTCAGGCGATGGCACCGATCAAACCTTATATAAAACAGGCCATGAAAATTTAGTTGAGCATTATTCACTAGGGTACGAAGATGTGAACATTTACAACAATGAACAATGGCTCACCAATCTTCCCGACTTGATTCGTAATCGTTTTAGTGATTGTGAGGTGCTTTTTTATCAAGCGGGTGTCGATTGCCACATGGATGATCCGTATGTTGATAGTGGTCAGTTTACCACTGAGCAAATTGCGGAACGAGAAAAAATTGTATACACTACCTGTCGAGCGCTAAAGCTACCAGTTGTGACAAATTTGGCAGGGGGATATCAAAAACCAATTGAAAAAGTAGTCCACCTACATAACCTAACCGCCATTGCCTTTCATGAAGCAAATCAATGAAAGCGTAGCAAACGGTATACAATACAAAAAGCCTTGGCCGTAGTTGACCAAAGGCTTTTTGTATATAAGTTTATCTCAGAGCTTGTTTAAAAATCATTAATTAGGTCCCCGAATCAAGTTCGGGACTGTGAGCTTTTACGTACCTTTCCTGATTATATATTGTCAAACCGAACCTACAGCTGCGCTGTGGTGAGCTCAACGAAGTTAATTTAGCTAAAGCAGAGCTCACCGTAGCAAAGCTACAGGTTCGGTTATCAGCAATAGCGCTGCTATTTAGCTTCGCAGGGCTCGGCAGAGCATAGCTCTAGCCATCGGTTCTTCAAAATTAGTTTAAATGCTAATTTTCAAAGGTGAAACAGAGCTCGCGAAAGCTCGGTTTGACGCATCTAATCCGAAAACTCATCATAAAATCTCCTATAAACGACCGCTTTAAACAAGCTCTCAATTTACTTTTTCCGGGCAAGCATCAGGTTAGAGTTTCCCTTGAGATACTGGTAACCAATG
This window encodes:
- a CDS encoding leucine-rich repeat domain-containing protein gives rise to the protein QAQSSLAKALKTPDRTTTLYLNKENLTALSEKIGRLKNLQMLDLSYNTLSSLPKSLGNLKSLEKLDLSGNKFTELPEVIGQLTSLQRLVLTHSQITSFPKSIQNLKKLWSLNLSAIQTTQLPTNIELITSLEKLQVEAGSLTKLPKNIGKLTNLIELKLNHNQLISLPESLGDLKNLKKLILYSNKLKSLPATIGQLKNLELLSLGDFRGTNELTVLPESIGQLKSLRELHLTGNRLTKLPKSIGQLKSLRELHLMGCGLTDLPDSIGQLENLEVLYLSGNKLAKLPKSIGKLNRLKKIYAPKSLEKEKAKIEKWLPNCEVIF
- a CDS encoding YgiQ family radical SAM protein, encoding MNKGQKDIKKTHINERPITDWLPITMKEVEKRGWEELDVVLISGDAYVDHPAFGPAVIGRILENAGYRIAIIPQPNWRDDLRDFKKFGKPRLFFGVTSGCMDSMVNHYTAAKRRRSTDAYTPGGEAGFRPDYAASVYTKILKQLYPDVPVLVGGIEASLRRVTHYDYWQDKLFPSVLESSGADMLVYGMGEQSLREILKLAEKGVPFSSMRTIPQTAFMVGEDEKMPRNKNWKDVEINGHEDCLKDKVKYAANFKVVEQESNKAQARRILQKTGKRTLVINPPYPPMEEAVIDHSFDLPYTRLPHPKYKKRGAIPAYEMIKFSINMHRGCFGGCSFCTISAHQGKFIASRSKESIMKEVDAVTKMPDFKGYISDLGGPSANMYKMKGKVQEICDRCVAPSCIHPVVCHNLDTSHKPLTEIYKEAAAHPSVKKAFVGSGIRYDLLVKGHNKVGDDDDMEEYMDNLIQNHISGRLKVAPEHTSDNTLKIMRKPSFKHFHDFKKRYDRINKKYGKDQPLIPYFISGHPGCEEEDMANLACETKDMGFQLEQVQGFTPTPMTVATVIYYAGVHPYTLQPTYTAKSEKDKKNQHLFFFWYKSENRRRIADKLNNMNRPDMLKKLLGKPQPEKSAKADHRKKQYRKNKSKKRR
- a CDS encoding tetratricopeptide repeat protein — protein: MIQYLQGLLLSLLLITSAFAQKPAQLTPKQEDIWTFFSLHKDELIQRFRMVHQLQHRNKRPSQMSKAILQYQIKHLEALFVRCMWVFDLHLSHYQVKQVIARKRQKQPWLDLVAYNFPYIQLQMMIEGSCWGWQSAREALYINQVSDAYSEDNYAKALKIANKNLQENPEDGVSLLYKGLVLADSLNKPALIEEYTTRALVATPDLHKAYYYRARYYVSVGKKELARQDIDRALLYWAESPRYLLHSVLIHLQMKQLDEAEKALDKVLRLNDRYVEAYLAKGNIHLFRKNYDLALIDFTKAIRLDSSNHHAFSGSGVAYQKLGKYTKALTEFNKAIALNKEAYLYAERGDIYRLLGKHEEALRDYDQSIALGNNNFTPFEGKAFTLLSLKEYDKALAMFKLTLTKKIPADNKIYTYNNIGHTYYKMGKYAEALKHINYSLSKNNKNSYAYKNRALVYIAQGKKALACADLTKAQALGYRKLFGNEVQELQQKHCR
- a CDS encoding arginase family protein — translated: MKVFYNKQQTVQSIGSDSPSAGKPKLVLQAWKKLGYPMEIMKVRPLTVDELCLAHDPSYVRGVLKGNIKNGFDNKNKEIAKSLLWTTGSFVSAATYAYQHRTSTFSPTSGFHHACYDQAAGFCTFAGLTIAAILMKKRFGAKKIGILDLDSHSGDGTDQTLYKTGHENLVEHYSLGYEDVNIYNNEQWLTNLPDLIRNRFSDCEVLFYQAGVDCHMDDPYVDSGQFTTEQIAEREKIVYTTCRALKLPVVTNLAGGYQKPIEKVVHLHNLTAIAFHEANQ